The genomic interval GGACTTGTCCTTGTTTCAGCTTTAGGATAAGAGCTTGGGGGGATAATAATAGCACATTTATTCTCAGGCCTGCCTTTGGGCCAGACCCTATGCTAAATGCTTGACATCTGATTCTCTCATTTAACCCTCACATTGTGCAGCTAAGtactatttttattctcatttttaaaatgagatatttgAGACCCAGAGAGAGTAGACCAAGGTGACACAGCTAGGAAGGGGGGACGGTAGTCAGGATGCTGACCAAGGCCATCTTGCAGGTGTTAGAAGTTGGTGTCAATATCCTTTCCCATCCCCACTGCAGCTCCCCATGTCGGAACGGCGGGCAATGCCAGGACGACCAGGGCTTTGCCCTCAACTTCACATGCCGCTGCTTGGCGGGCTTTGTGGGTGCCCACTGTGAGGTGAATGTAGACGACTGCCTGATGCGGCCTTGTGCTAATGGTGCCACCTGCCTTGATGGCATAAACCGcttttcctgcctctgccctgAGGGCTTTGCTGGACGCTTCTGCACCATCAACCTGGATGACTGTGCCAGCCGCCCGTGCCAGAGAGGGGCTCGCTGTCGAGACCGGGTCCATGACTTTGACTGCCTGTGCCCCAGTGGTTACGGTGGCAAGACTTGTGAGCTTGTCTTACCTGTCCCAGACCCTGCCACCACGGTGGGCACTCCCCTAGGGCCCACCTCGGCTGTGGTGGTACCTGCTACAGGGCCAGTCCCCCACAGCGTGGGGGCAGGTCTTCTGAGGATCTCTGTGAAGGAGGTGGTGCGGAGACAAGAAGCTGGGCTAGGTGAGTCTAGCTTGGTGGCTCTGGTAGTGTTTGGGGCCCTCACTGCCGCCCTGGTCCTGTCCACTGTATTGTTGACCCTGAGGGCTTGGCGCCGGGGCATCTGTCCCCCAGGACCCTGTTGCTATCCTGCCCCACATTATGCCCCAGCACGGCAGGACCAGGAATGTCAGGTTAGCATGCTGCCAGCAGGGCTCCCCCTGCCACCCGACCTGCCCCTTGAGCCTGGAAAGACCACAGCACTGTGATGGAGGTGGGGGCTTTCTGGCCCCCTTCCTTACCTCCTCCACCCCTCAGCCTGGAGTGGTCCTTTCTTGCTACCCCTCAGTTTGGGTATACATACTGAGGGGAGACTTCAGCCTTGTaccagaaatattatttttttaatatacagaaTGTAAGACaggaattttatcaaataaaactatgaaaatgcACGTGGGCTCCTATGCCAGAAAACCCACCTCAAGTCACAGGTGCAAGAGGGCCAGACCAGAGGCCTGATTCTGGGGAAGGCTTAGCACTCTGCCCTCAGGGAGGGACCAACGAGGAACCCAGGTTGCCATTTCTCCTCTGGGGAAGTGAGGGAGGTAGAGCCACAGAGGAGAAGCAGCAAGCCCTTCCGGGTCACCTGGAGGAGAGAACTCTGGAGGGTGCAGTGTGGGGCTCAGGGTCCTCCAAGAGAGGAAGGGCCTCCCTGCTGGCTACTCTGCAGCAGCTGTTGGAACAGTGAGTGGGGCTGGTTACGCAGGGCAGAGGGGGAGTCCAGCTCCATGACCCTCCCTGCTTGTAGCACCAGCACCCGGTCGGAGTTCAGGATTGTGTTGAGCCTGTGTGGGAGAAGGTGGtcagtgtagagagcagaggacaaTGCCCTAAAGGAAAAAACTGATGAGCTGTCTGTCCCTACCCCTCAGGACTTCAGAGGTCTGTCCCCACAGGCATTAGTCCCTGGCTCCATGCTGAGGAGGGACTGCAAAGGTCCCTTAAATAATGTGCTACTAAGGGCCCAGAATAGTGTGTGGAAAAAGAGGAGCCAAGATCTATGGGCCCAGATCCTTGGGTTCCTGAAAATACTGAGGGCAGGCTGTGGGTCCATGTCACCATGGTCCTTGATTAGTCTTATTCTGGATACTTGCACACCTGTGAGCAATGGTCAGCACTGTTTTGTTGGCAAAGCGTTTGCGGATGGTCTGCTGGAGCAGCTGGTCTGTCTTCTGGTCCACACTTGCTGTAGCCTCATCAATGCACAGAACCTGAAATGTATGTTGAGGAAacggagggaggaagggaggcatAGGGAGCTATAATCCAGTGCACACCTATAGCGGCCGCAGCCTGCTCTTCCTTGCAACTTCTCTCCAACCCCTTCTTTACCCTGACACATCCCCTGTCTCCTTTCTGATCCTCTCACCTTACCTTGGCATCTGTGAGGAGAGCCCTGGCCAGACATAGCAGCTGCCTCTGTCCCAGGGACAAGCTCCGGCCCCCCTCGCCCAGCTCGCCATGCAGACCACCTGTAAGATGGAGCATTTTCATTGTGGGCCAAacctctccctgctccttccctgCTACCAGGGTCAGACCCAGCACTCACCCATGGAGATGATCACCTCACTCAGATGGCACTGTTCTAGGGCCTGCCACAAGGCCCTGTCCTCATATAGGCCCTGAGGATCCAGGTTTTCCCGAACAGTCCCACTGAACAAAAAGGGTTCCTGGGGGATGATAGCTAGCTGTGACCTGGGGCACAAGGACAAGAGAtccaggctggagatgtggccacTTCTGCCAGCATCACAGGTTTTAACTATGGAGCTTGTTCTTCTAGGAAAGCCTGGGGATGAGACCTGTACACCATCCACTCTGCTTCCCACCCCATCTCCACTAACTGGCCAATCAGTTAGCTATGCACATAGAACTGTGCTGGCATTATGAGTAACACCAAAGAAACCAAAGGCCTGGACTCGGGCCTTAAGCAGCCTACATTTCACCGAGGtacaaaacaataagaaaaaacaagGGCTAAATTGTGTGGCACAGACTCCAGGGACAGCAGTAGCTATGCAGGGAATGACCACAGTAGCTAAATGGGGAGGGGCCCTTCTGGGTGGAGAGGCCTGGAGTTGGATCTTGAGCCAAAACTCAGAAGACAGAAGAGGCAGGGCCAGGGTCATGTGTACAACCTTAGCATACAGCTTGCCTACCTTTTCCACATCATGGAACTGAAAGAAAATACTCGGTTTACCTAGGGCCGGGGCTGAGGGCTCTGTGGAACAGAGGAGGCCACTTGTGGCATGGATGGTGTCCGGTTATCCCAAGAACTGTCTACTGAGCTGGAGAGTCAAGGGATATCAGGATCCCCTGGGAACCTCTGATATAGAAGGTAGTGACTAGTGTCTAAAGTGGAGACAAGAAAGATGGAGCTGGAAATGTAGCCTGGGTCAGGGTGAGGAAGACCCCAAGGCTGCTGGCCAACTCTGCACCTGAGGAGGAGCTTGCTGGCTTCACTTGCTCATCTTCTCCACCTTATCCCAATTGACCCTGGCTGCCCTGAGAGTATAGAAACCTTCTAGCTATGCCCTCCTCTAGGTGCCATGACCGTGGCCCTGCTTCTTCTGTCTTCTGAGTTTTGGCTCAAGATCCAACTCCAGGCCTCTCCACCCTCTTCCCTTTTTACCAACCTCCTTCCCCCCCCAGACCTGAGCTCAGCCAGCTCTAGCTGGCTGGTGTCCACGCCGTCCAGCAGCACTCTCCCCATACTGGGCTCCAGCAGCCGGAACAGCACCAAAAACAGGGAAGACTTGCCAGAGCCCGTTCGGCCTACAATGCCCAACTTCTCTCCAGGTTGCACACGGAAGGTCACCCCATCCAGGGCATTTGGCAGCCCTGGCCGGTACACCAACACCACATCCTGGAACTCCACGCTTCCCTGGGTCAGCCAGCTGATGCCCTGCACAAGGGAGGGGGCTCATGAATAGGAGATGGAGGGAAATGGTTGAGATGAAGAGTGACAGTGAGGAGGGGGTTGGAAGGTATACAGAGGGGAGAATAATAAGAAATGGGTGGTCTGAGAAGAAAGATGGGGGAATGGGGAAAGATGGGAGGCTAAATGCAGGGATGAGGGACAAAGTACATAGAGATCGTGCAGAGAAGCAAGGGAGCTGAGCAAAAGCAAAGGAGCTTGAGGGAAGGCTGAGGCCTTCAGGAGACCCTGCAGGGATCTGGAGCTCTGGCCTGGGGTGGTGGGGTACCAGCCTACCTGCAGTGGCCGGCTCTGAGGCTCCTGAGGCAGTTCACAGGAGTACTCCTCCAAGCGCTCGACGCTCACTAGCATGGTTTCTGTCTGTGTGAAGCTGCTCACCAGGCCTGAGAGCAGGCCTGTCAGGGACAGGGCATAAGACAGCGACAAGCCCACCAGCCCTGGGGAGAAGAGCACCAGCTGCTGGGGGAGGCCTGGACACTGGGACATGTGTGGGAAGTGGAGGGCAGAACAGAGGAATCCCAGCTATGGATTATGGGTGGTTAAAGGAAGTTGGTAGAGAAGCAGGCAGATGATAAGACCTAGTCAGAAGCATAGGAGGCTATATGCACAGGAGCAGAGTGGTGTAGAGAAGACATAATGggactggggatagagctcagctggtagagtgcgtGCCTTGtgtgcacaaggacctgggttcaatccccagcatcacagggaaaaaaaaaagagagacagagagagaagcccTGAGGGGTAAGAGGTGGAAGGGGGCAGGATGATATGACTTAGGGATGGGTACAGGGAAGGGATTCAGATCAGAAGACTCATTCTAGTACAGATCCTACACCACCAGAGCAAGTCACTCCTGGAGACAGTTCCCTCAGTTCTCAAGTGGCAGTGATAATGATGAGACCACCTCACAGGGAACCCCAAATGGGAGGGGGATTTGGTGGGGGGAATAGTGCAGGGTGCTGGAGTGACTTGCTCCTGGGGTAAGGATGAAGGGTTGGGTGGTACCTGGGTTAGCAAGGCCTTGCTGGTGCTGCACCAGGGCGATGCCTGCAATGGCACTGACCACTGCCGCCCCCATGAGCTGTAGCTGAATGTCCAGCCACTGTGTTGTGGCACAAGAAGAAAACTGGCATCTCTGGTTTAGCTCTAGGAGTTGCTGGTTTTTCTCCTCAAACCTGGGGGAGACCAGGAGGGAAGTGAGGCCACTCCACTGCTATGCTGATCCACCCAGGCTCCTTTACAGTTCACCTTCTTCTGAGCCATTTATACACCATAGGCCTCACCTACGGAGGCAGAGAGGCCCATGTATTCTTTTGAAGGGGACCTGCTCTGCCTCTTTCTGCTGTTTTCCTCCTTTACCTTAGTACCCTTTCTCCCAGAAGGTCTGGATCCTCCTACCCCACATGCCTCTCTTATCAGGGGTCTATTCACTCCTCCCCACAGCACACCTTGCCCCGTGAGCTGTGGTTAGGAAATGCACATCACACACCTGTAGGTGGCCCCAGCTGCCCGGAGCACGGGGAGGCCGGCTAAGGTGTCAGCCAGGTGGGTATACAGTGGAGACAGGGTGAGGCTGCCCAGGCGCCGAAGCTCTCGTGCCGAGGCCCTGTAGTAGTACTGCACACGGTAGTACATGATGCCCAAAGgtggtagcagcagcagcaaccagGGCAGGCCAAAGCCCAGCACGGCCAGGAGGCCCAGCAGGCCAGCTGCATTGGCCAGTAGGATGTTGAGAAGGAAGGGCAAGCTGTCATCTGCACAGGCCACATCAGAGGAGAATCGGTTTAGGATCCGGCCATTGGGCGTGGAGTCAAAGAAAGTCACTGGTGCCTGGAAGAGATGGGGTTGGGGAAGAGCAGGGTCTGGAGAAAAAGAGTTGGTAGGCAGCCCTGGGAGAGGTGGAGTGTTAAATACAAAAGGAGCCTGGGGACAAAGGAGATACAGGTGGAGTTTGGAGGAAGACTGTCCCAGGATAGGAAACACTCCCTAATTCCTCTGGCCAGTGGCAACCTTATGAGGCCATGTTGGCCATTCCTCCTACTCTAAGCCGGACATATCTACTACCCTTTCAAGAGTAGGGAGCTAATATTTATCCTGAAGATAGGGGCTTTGGGCCAGTGAATGGGATCCAGTTAGATGTCAGGAGGAACATCTTGATTGCCCATGACTGGACAGATTGGTAAGTATTATCACTCAAAGTCACAGTTAAGACCTCAGGCTCTGGAGTCAGGCTGCAATTCAAactccagctctgccacttagaAGACACGAGACCCCATGCAAGGGACACATTTATCTCTCAAAGGATCAACTCTTAGTtactaaaagttatttttctaaattttgtgatATTCACggtatttatccatttttaaacatttgtaatTTGCTATGCTTTTTTCatcccaaataaattttcatgtttgttaaaaaaaaaagaactagccTTGGCCAGGTCAactcccagtttcctcatctatgaaatggggatATTGTAAGGTCctaataatgataagaaaagacCGTCATAACAGCAACTTTAATAATAACTGCTAAATGAGCACTTATTTCTGCCAGGCAATATCCTAAGCACTTTCCATAAGCTAATTAGTGTAATCCAATACAAGTAAGCAATAGAATAGATATACACTTAGCAACAGGGATAGATCTTAGAAACAGccctaaataaaaatcataagaaagagctgggtgcagtggcacatgcctataatcccagcggctctggaggtggaggcaggattgcaagtccaaagccagcctcagcgatagcaaggtgctaagcaaagcaactcagtgagaccctatctttaagtaaaattcaaaatagggctggggatgtggttcagtagtcaagtacccctgagttcaatccccaattcctATCCCcctgaaaaatttttaagaaatagaatgtGAACTCTAACGCAgtattatttacataaattaaaaataggcaCACATATAATATAGGCATTTtgaaaaatagacacaaaaaGACATATATTGAACACAATGGAAATGGTTGTTTAtcagggaaaggaggagaagtaGAAATAGGGTATGGAGATACAAGGGGATAAACAAATGAGACAGAAAAGGGGCCTTGCACAAACTAAAAGGTCAACGCTTCGTACTTCAAAACTGAAGTAACCTTGAGGAAGATTCTCTTATTTgccccattttgcaaatgagaaactATAGGTTTAAGTCACTGGATTGGAATCCAGAAGCTACTCTGCTCTGTGATCTCCCCAAGTCTCAAAGGTTGCCACTGTGCTATACCCACCTATGAGGGGCTCTGTACTTCTGAGGACTAGGGATGTATGATACTCCCTGAACAGAGCCCATGCACTCCCCCACACCCTCTCATCCCCTTACCATGAGGACTCGATGCAGCAGGCGGTGATGCAGGGTGGCAGCTGCTTGGAGGGTACCTGCTGCAAAAAGCACTGCCCGGAGAAGGGTGCATAGAGAGTTGACACCAGCAATAGTCGCATATACGGTGAGGTAGAAACGGACGTCTGAGGAGCCATTGGGGGCAGCTTTGGGCAATGGGAACACTGGGGTGCTGGGTAATGGGGAGGGGATTATGGTAACCCAAAGTAGGGCCACTCAAGtggtccctcccctccccaggccacTTGTCTCCACCCTCCAGGAGACAAAGCCCATGAAACACCCAGCCCTCAACCTCGCTTTCTCCCTGGAGGCCACTGAGAGTAACAGGTCTATTCCCAGCCCCAGGTACTCACTAGAGGCTTCCGGGGGAGAAGAGGAGTAGCTGTGCTGAGAAAAGCCTGGGGGATCCTGGGCTGGTGGAGGCCAGCATCTCCTCTGAGCTATTCCTGGCTGCCCTCAGCTGAGAGATCCAGTGGGACAGCCACCAGTCAGCAGCATTGCTTGTGGCTGGATGGGGGTGGGAAGAGGAAGTTGTGAGACTCCTCTTCTTCTGTTCTATTCAAatatcttcttcttcctctgactTTGACTCTGGTTCCTACACTCTGCAACCCTGGGGCCTCCCCTACTTGCCACTATTCTGCATCCTCCCTATGTGAGCTTCTTTCCCAGACCATCACCCTTCAGCTCTGAGAATAGCATGAATTCAAATTTGCAGAACAGGGCTCCTGTGAGGGGCATATCAGAAGGCTCCCATGGAGTACAGCTCTCTGACTTTGTCAGAATTGGGGGAGGTGCCTTTTGTCTCAACTGTTGCCTATATTTAGTGAGTCTCTGGGCTTTGTGGTGATTAGCACAAGGAGATGGTGGTAACAGGCACCTGGACAATATGGCTGTGGGATGAGGGAGGAGTGTTAGGGATTCCAGGATTCATCTCACCTTGCAttaggagaagagagaagaggatggcaAACGCCAGGCCCTGGCCCACGGCCCTCCAGTATGTGCAGTACACATGCAAGGCCACGGCACCCTCCTTCTTGCTTTCCTCCTGCAGGAGGCGGCCAGATTCGTTCTGCTCCACCTTTAgcccttcctttgttttctctggGTCCTGTACTGACAGGGCCTTGGCTAGGAGAATCAGGGAGATCATGGAAGAATTAAGCTTACAGAATGATAGCTAAAAACTACCATTTTCAAACTATTGGTGTCTCAGAGGAGAAGgcaggttttgaaaaaaaatctctacagtGTGACTGTGAAAAGGAAGCCCCTTCCTCCCACCTCTTGGTCGCACCTGAGTCAGGCTCTTGTCCATTTTCAGCCCAGGCTTTGGGGACAGCTTGTACCAATGGGAGAATCTCAGAGGGAGGCCCTGGAAGGCACAAAGGGAGATTACAGTACACTGTTAAGTGTCTATACTACGCCTTTCTAACTGTGTACaatcccaccttttttttttttttttttccctgctgtactgggagttgaacccaggggcactctacctccccaacccctttttaattttttttttttttgtgtgtgtgtgtgtgtatgtgtgatgccgtgattgaacccagggccttatgcatgcgaggctggcactctaccaactgagctatatccccagctcctttttaaattttgagataggacctcaTAAatagcccaggttggcctcaaacttgtgatcctcctgcccaagtctcccaagttgttgggattacagccATTCGACACCGTGCCCATCTCCACTTCTTTCTTTGGTCCTCCCTAACCCATCCTAGTGGAATACTGCTCTGTGTCCCCCTACACTCTGAGCAGGACTCAGCAAGTCcatccctctgcacccagagTCCAACCAGCAGATGGACAAAGGAGAAGAATCAGTCATGCATGAGCACCCTGATCAGGTTCAGCTCTTTGTTGCAGAGCTTTTCAATTCCTGACACTCAGTTCCTGATATTCCAGTTGAGCCTCATTTCTTCCTGTTACTCTCCCAGTGAACTTGCAGATGGTCATAGCCCTCTGGATATATAAtccttccatttttttgtttgttttctttacaaAAATGCTGTTCTAAACCCAAATGCTTTCTCCTCTCTTGAAAACATCAGATTGTCTTGAGATTCTAGTTCTCAAAGTTCCTAGGAGCACTCAGTCAGAAAGTCCCTGAGTCCCACATCTGCTGGCATTTCACCAGTACATGCCTCTTCCCTCCTGTTCTGTGAAGGCAGGAGGAGGTGAGACCCGGACTCAGGCCACACATGGAAAGGGCGGGCGGCATGGTCTGTACTTGAAAATCCACCTGTCTCTCTTCCTTCATCACACACCTCCCTCACCTGACTGGCTCCTGCCCCACATTACCAGCCCGGACAAGGTGCCCAGCCTCCATAAGCAGCACCAGGTCAGCCCTTTCCAGGTATTCAGTGCGGTGGGTGCACAGCAGCCGTGTAGTGTGACTCAGCACTCCCAGGATGCACTTGTGCAGCAGGTGGTTGGCCACATCCGCATCCACAGCAGCCAGGGGGTCATCAAGAAGATAGAGTGCTTTCTCCTAGAAAGAGGCCAGGTCCAGAGGCTCTTGAAGGCCTGGTCTCACAGCAGCCAGAGAAGACAGTTGACAGCAACTCTGGGGTCTATCCTCAGAGTTGTAGGGAAGGAAGTGAGACCTGAGTGTGGACTTCTCTTAAATCAAACAACACCAGAGACCCAGGGCCAGTCTCTGCCTCAAAGTTGCAAAAGGAGGATGGCTTGGCTAACACCTCATGAGCATGGGGTAGGGGAGGAATGTAGGTGTCGATGTCAATGAAAATATTCCTATCCCCTCATTCAGTCAAGCTCCCAAGGCTCTGGATTGCTTCCACCTCCTGGACCTTGACACCCTGTCCTTGAATTTACCTGGTATACAGCACGAGCAAGAGCAATCCGGGCACGCTGTCCCCCACTGAGGGTCACACCCTTCTCCCCAACCTCTGTCTGGTCTCCTGCAGGCAGGATCTAATGAAACAGATACACCAGTGGTCAACCAGCTCCTCAAATATCTTCTACCCTGTTTCCTGTCCCTTTGTAGGCTCCTTTGTAGGAAAGAGATGACAAGCATCAAGACAGCTAGGGAGCTTCAGATTGGATTTATACTTGGGATGAGTCAATCAGTAGTGACAAGCCATATCTCCAACAATATCTAGCATTTAATGAACACCTATTATGTGCTTAACACTTTATaaacattatctcatttgaaCCCCACAGGGGAAGGACACAAACCCAGATTCTTAACCACTGTGTCATGCTTACTAccctacctttttattttaatttttaattaattaattttttaaagatgggggtcctcaccaagttgcccaatctggctttgaattcgtgatcttcctgcctcggtctcctaagcagctggaattataggtatgccaTGGTGCTCAAcattatccttttttttccttttaatcttgccTTTTTAACAGGCAAGGATGATGATGGGTCAATCTGATGTGAAAACTTTC from Ictidomys tridecemlineatus isolate mIctTri1 chromosome 8, mIctTri1.hap1, whole genome shotgun sequence carries:
- the Abcc10 gene encoding ATP-binding cassette sub-family C member 10 isoform X1 yields the protein MSVERVLAQLCGTSTARPLPLWEGNTTGHCFTQLVLSVLPHTLLAVLSACHLGTPRNPNYNLPCNPGWYLRIATSFLLSIFPLFDLLPVALPPGAGPGPIGLEVLAGCVAAMAWLSHSLALWTLAHSPHGLTRGPLTLALAAFLPAPALVLTLLWHCQKGTLLPPFLPGPLARLCLLILQLAAILAYGLGWAAPRGPQEPWTQEPFLSSEDQEPEVSEDGESWLSRFSYAWLAPLLARGAQGELRQPQDTCHLPRRLHPAYLARAFQAHWQEGARLWRALYGAFGRRYLALGLLKLVGTMVGFSGPLLLSLLVGFLEEGQEPLSHGLLYALGLASGAVLGAVLQNQYGYEVRKVTLQARGAVLNILYRKTLQLGPSRPPAGEALNLLGTDSERLLNFASSFHEAWGLPLQLAITLYLLYNQVGLAFVGGLVLALLLVPVNKVIATRIMASNQEMLQHKDARVKLVTELLSGIRVIKFFGWEKALGARVEAYRARELGRLRVIKYLDAACVYLWAALPVVITIIIFITYVLMGHQLTATKVFTALALVRMLIFPLNNFPWVINGLLEAKVSLVRIQRFLDLPNHNPQAYYSSDPPTEPSTVLELHEALFSWDPAGTSQETFISHLEVKKGMLVGIVGKVGCGKTSLLAAIAGELHRLHGQVAVWGLSKGFGLATQEPWIQFATIRDNILFGKTLDTQLYGEVLEACALNEDLSILPAGDQTEVGEKGVTLSGGQRARIALARAVYQEKALYLLDDPLAAVDADVANHLLHKCILGVLSHTTRLLCTHRTEYLERADLVLLMEAGHLVRAGPPSEILPLVQAVPKAWAENGQEPDSAKALSVQDPEKTKEGLKVEQNESGRLLQEESKKEGAVALHVYCTYWRAVGQGLAFAILFSLLLMQATSNAADWWLSHWISQLRAARNSSEEMLASTSPGSPRLFSAQLLLFSPGSLYTPVFPLPKAAPNGSSDVRFYLTVYATIAGVNSLCTLLRAVLFAAGTLQAAATLHHRLLHRVLMAPVTFFDSTPNGRILNRFSSDVACADDSLPFLLNILLANAAGLLGLLAVLGFGLPWLLLLLPPLGIMYYRVQYYYRASARELRRLGSLTLSPLYTHLADTLAGLPVLRAAGATYRFEEKNQQLLELNQRCQFSSCATTQWLDIQLQLMGAAVVSAIAGIALVQHQQGLANPGLVGLSLSYALSLTGLLSGLVSSFTQTETMLVSVERLEEYSCELPQEPQSRPLQGISWLTQGSVEFQDVVLVYRPGLPNALDGVTFRVQPGEKLGIVGRTGSGKSSLFLVLFRLLEPSMGRVLLDGVDTSQLELAELRSQLAIIPQEPFLFSGTVRENLDPQGLYEDRALWQALEQCHLSEVIISMGGLHGELGEGGRSLSLGQRQLLCLARALLTDAKVLCIDEATASVDQKTDQLLQQTIRKRFANKTVLTIAHRLNTILNSDRVLVLQAGRVMELDSPSALRNQPHSLFQQLLQSSQQGGPSSLGGP
- the Abcc10 gene encoding ATP-binding cassette sub-family C member 10 isoform X3; amino-acid sequence: MSVERVLAQLCGTSTARPLPLWEGNTTGHCFTQLVLSVLPHTLLAVLSACHLGTPRNPNYNLPCNPGWYLRIATSFLLSIFPLFDLLPVALPPGAGPGPIGLEVLAGCVAAMAWLSHSLALWTLAHSPHGLTRGPLTLALAAFLPAPALVLTLLWHCQKGTLLPPFLPGPLARLCLLILQLAAILAYGLGWAAPRGPQEPWTQEPFLSSEDQEPEVSEDGESWLSRFSYAWLAPLLARGAQGELRQPQDTCHLPRRLHPAYLARAFQAHWQEGARLWRALYGAFGRRYLALGLLKLVGLAFVGGLVLALLLVPVNKVIATRIMASNQEMLQHKDARVKLVTELLSGIRVIKFFGWEKALGARVEAYRARELGRLRVIKYLDAACVYLWAALPVVITIIIFITYVLMGHQLTATKVFTALALVRMLIFPLNNFPWVINGLLEAKVSLVRIQRFLDLPNHNPQAYYSSDPPTEPSTVLELHEALFSWDPAGTSQETFISHLEVKKGMLVGIVGKVGCGKTSLLAAIAGELHRLHGQVAVWGLSKGFGLATQEPWIQFATIRDNILFGKTLDTQLYGEVLEACALNEDLSILPAGDQTEVGEKGVTLSGGQRARIALARAVYQEKALYLLDDPLAAVDADVANHLLHKCILGVLSHTTRLLCTHRTEYLERADLVLLMEAGHLVRAGPPSEILPLVQAVPKAWAENGQEPDSAKALSVQDPEKTKEGLKVEQNESGRLLQEESKKEGAVALHVYCTYWRAVGQGLAFAILFSLLLMQATSNAADWWLSHWISQLRAARNSSEEMLASTSPGSPRLFSAQLLLFSPGSLYTPVFPLPKAAPNGSSDVRFYLTVYATIAGVNSLCTLLRAVLFAAGTLQAAATLHHRLLHRVLMAPVTFFDSTPNGRILNRFSSDVACADDSLPFLLNILLANAAGLLGLLAVLGFGLPWLLLLLPPLGIMYYRVQYYYRASARELRRLGSLTLSPLYTHLADTLAGLPVLRAAGATYRFEEKNQQLLELNQRCQFSSCATTQWLDIQLQLMGAAVVSAIAGIALVQHQQGLANPGLVGLSLSYALSLTGLLSGLVSSFTQTETMLVSVERLEEYSCELPQEPQSRPLQGISWLTQGSVEFQDVVLVYRPGLPNALDGVTFRVQPGEKLGIVGRTGSGKSSLFLVLFRLLEPSMGRVLLDGVDTSQLELAELRSQLAIIPQEPFLFSGTVRENLDPQGLYEDRALWQALEQCHLSEVIISMGGLHGELGEGGRSLSLGQRQLLCLARALLTDAKVLCIDEATASVDQKTDQLLQQTIRKRFANKTVLTIAHRLNTILNSDRVLVLQAGRVMELDSPSALRNQPHSLFQQLLQSSQQGGPSSLGGP
- the Dlk2 gene encoding protein delta homolog 2 — protein: MPSGCRRLHLVCLLCILGASGQPVRADDCSSHCDLAHGCCAPDGSCRCDPGWEGLHCERCVRMPGCQHGTCHQPWQCICHSGWAGKFCDKDEHICTSQSPCRNGGQCVYDGGGEYHCVCLPGFHGHDCERKAGPCEQAGSPCRNGGQCQDDQGFALNFTCRCLAGFVGAHCEVNVDDCLMRPCANGATCLDGINRFSCLCPEGFAGRFCTINLDDCASRPCQRGARCRDRVHDFDCLCPSGYGGKTCELVLPVPDPATTVGTPLGPTSAVVVPATGPVPHSVGAGLLRISVKEVVRRQEAGLGESSLVALVVFGALTAALVLSTVLLTLRAWRRGICPPGPCCYPAPHYAPARQDQECQVSMLPAGLPLPPDLPLEPGKTTAL
- the Abcc10 gene encoding ATP-binding cassette sub-family C member 10 isoform X5, with translation MSVERVLAQLCGTSTARPLPLWEGNTTGHCFTQLVLSVLPHTLLAVLSACHLGTPRNPNYNLPCNPGWYLRIATSFLLSIFPLFDLLPVALPPGAGPGPIGLEVLAGCVAAMAWLSHSLALWTLAHSPHGLTRGPLTLALAAFLPAPALVLTLLWHCQKGTLLPPFLPGPLARLCLLILQLAAILAYGLGWAAPRGPQEPWTQEPFLSSEDQEPEVGLAFVGGLVLALLLVPVNKVIATRIMASNQEMLQHKDARVKLVTELLSGIRVIKFFGWEKALGARVEAYRARELGRLRVIKYLDAACVYLWAALPVVITIIIFITYVLMGHQLTATKVFTALALVRMLIFPLNNFPWVINGLLEAKVSLVRIQRFLDLPNHNPQAYYSSDPPTEPSTVLELHEALFSWDPAGTSQETFISHLEVKKGMLVGIVGKVGCGKTSLLAAIAGELHRLHGQVAVWGLSKGFGLATQEPWIQFATIRDNILFGKTLDTQLYGEVLEACALNEDLSILPAGDQTEVGEKGVTLSGGQRARIALARAVYQEKALYLLDDPLAAVDADVANHLLHKCILGVLSHTTRLLCTHRTEYLERADLVLLMEAGHLVRAGPPSEILPLVQAVPKAWAENGQEPDSAKALSVQDPEKTKEGLKVEQNESGRLLQEESKKEGAVALHVYCTYWRAVGQGLAFAILFSLLLMQATSNAADWWLSHWISQLRAARNSSEEMLASTSPGSPRLFSAQLLLFSPGSLYTPVFPLPKAAPNGSSDVRFYLTVYATIAGVNSLCTLLRAVLFAAGTLQAAATLHHRLLHRVLMAPVTFFDSTPNGRILNRFSSDVACADDSLPFLLNILLANAAGLLGLLAVLGFGLPWLLLLLPPLGIMYYRVQYYYRASARELRRLGSLTLSPLYTHLADTLAGLPVLRAAGATYRFEEKNQQLLELNQRCQFSSCATTQWLDIQLQLMGAAVVSAIAGIALVQHQQGLANPGLVGLSLSYALSLTGLLSGLVSSFTQTETMLVSVERLEEYSCELPQEPQSRPLQGISWLTQGSVEFQDVVLVYRPGLPNALDGVTFRVQPGEKLGIVGRTGSGKSSLFLVLFRLLEPSMGRVLLDGVDTSQLELAELRSQLAIIPQEPFLFSGTVRENLDPQGLYEDRALWQALEQCHLSEVIISMGGLHGELGEGGRSLSLGQRQLLCLARALLTDAKVLCIDEATASVDQKTDQLLQQTIRKRFANKTVLTIAHRLNTILNSDRVLVLQAGRVMELDSPSALRNQPHSLFQQLLQSSQQGGPSSLGGP